A section of the Capra hircus breed San Clemente chromosome 23, ASM170441v1, whole genome shotgun sequence genome encodes:
- the SRSF3 gene encoding serine/arginine-rich splicing factor 3 has protein sequence MHRDSCPLDCKVYVGNLGNNGNKTELERAFGYYGPLRSVWVARNPPGFAFVEFEDPRDAADAVRELDGRTLCGCRVRVELSNGEKRSRNRGPPPSWGRRPRDDYRRRSPPPRRRSPRRRSFSRSRSRSLSRDRRRERSLSRERNHKPSRSFSRSRSRSRSNERK, from the exons ATGCATCGTGATTCCTGTCCATTGGACTGTAAAGTTTATGTAGGTAATCTTGGAAACAATGGTAACAAGACTGAATTGGAACGAGCTTTTGGCTATTATGGACCACTCCGAAGTGTGTGGGTTGCTAGAAACCCTCCCGGCTTTGCTTTTGTTGAATTTGAAGATCCCCGAGACGCAGCTGATGCTGTCCGAGAGCTAGATGGGAG AACACTCTGTGGCTGCCGAGTAAGAGTGGAACTATCGAATGGTGAAAAGAGAAGTCGTAATCGTGGCCCACCTCCTTCTTGGGGTCGTCGCCCTCGAGATGATTATCGGAGGAGGAGTCCTCCACCTCGACGCAG ATCTCCAAGACGGAGAAGCTTCTCCCGCAGCCGGAGCAG GTCCCTTTCTAGAGATAGGAGAAGAGAGAGATCACTGTCCCGGGAGAGAAATCACAAGCCGTCCCGATCTTTCTCTAGGTCTCGTAG ccGATCTAGGtcaaatgaaaggaaatag